In the genome of Streptomyces collinus, one region contains:
- a CDS encoding enoyl-CoA hydratase/isomerase family protein, which yields MSGVLLRADRDSGVAVVTLDRPGRLNAVDLAMADELASAWQELRFDDAVRAIVLTGAGERAFCTGIDRDAVVPQPNSPYAQDDPLLGIGPKANDLWKPVVAAVHGMACGGAFYLLGEAEFVVADTTASFFDPHTTYGMVSAYESVLMAQRMPYGEVARMALMGTAERISARRAYEIGLVSELVPEGEALRAATACATVLAGYPTEAVQGTVRALWAASQAGRAQGFAQAPHLIALGNAAGERQARLFAGRSREYRLRE from the coding sequence ATGAGCGGTGTGCTCCTACGGGCCGACCGGGACAGCGGGGTCGCCGTCGTGACGCTGGACCGGCCCGGGCGGCTCAACGCCGTCGACCTGGCCATGGCCGACGAACTGGCCTCCGCCTGGCAGGAGTTGCGGTTCGACGACGCCGTGCGGGCGATCGTCCTCACCGGGGCCGGTGAGCGTGCCTTCTGCACCGGCATCGACCGGGACGCCGTCGTGCCGCAGCCGAACTCGCCCTACGCGCAGGACGATCCATTGCTCGGGATCGGGCCGAAGGCGAACGACCTGTGGAAACCGGTCGTCGCCGCCGTACACGGCATGGCCTGCGGAGGGGCCTTCTACCTGCTCGGCGAGGCCGAGTTCGTCGTCGCGGACACCACCGCCTCCTTCTTCGACCCGCACACCACCTACGGCATGGTGAGCGCCTACGAGTCCGTCCTCATGGCACAGCGCATGCCCTACGGGGAGGTCGCGCGGATGGCGCTGATGGGGACGGCGGAACGGATCTCGGCCCGGCGGGCGTACGAGATCGGCCTGGTGTCGGAACTCGTGCCGGAGGGCGAGGCATTGAGGGCGGCGACCGCGTGCGCCACCGTCCTCGCCGGGTATCCGACCGAGGCCGTGCAGGGGACCGTGCGGGCGCTGTGGGCCGCGAGTCAGGCGGGGCGGGCTCAGGGGTTCGCACAGGCACCGCATCTCATCGCACTCGGGAACGCGGCGGGCGAGCGGCAGGCCCGGCTGTTCGCCGGGCGGTCGCGGGAGTACCGGTTGCGCGAGTGA
- a CDS encoding alpha/beta fold hydrolase, whose amino-acid sequence MIDVNGIQLHIAEQGEGPLVVLLHGFPESWHSWRHQFGPLAEAGFRVVAPDQRGYGGSDRPEDVAAYSIFHLVGDVVGLVHALGEERAFVVGHDWGAPVAWHTALLRPDVVRGVAGLSVPPPFRGSRPPLQTMRERFEGRFYWNYFNQPGAADAEFAADTRTTLRKLLYSASGDAPDAGRPEQALVDLERGWLTDAPDPEVLPEWLTEQDLDVLTESFEPGFTGALNWYRNLDRNWELTAPWQGAVVTPPALYVYGDRDLVPAFPGTPELIERLPDLMPDLRRKPLVLPGCGHWTQQERPAEVNEALIDFLTELRD is encoded by the coding sequence ATGATCGACGTCAATGGCATACAACTGCACATCGCGGAGCAGGGCGAGGGCCCGCTCGTGGTGCTGCTGCACGGATTCCCGGAGTCCTGGCACTCCTGGCGGCACCAGTTCGGTCCGCTGGCGGAGGCCGGTTTCCGGGTGGTCGCGCCCGACCAGCGCGGGTACGGCGGCAGCGACCGCCCCGAGGACGTGGCCGCGTACAGCATCTTCCACCTGGTGGGGGACGTGGTCGGGCTGGTCCACGCGCTGGGCGAGGAGCGGGCGTTCGTCGTCGGGCACGACTGGGGCGCGCCGGTGGCCTGGCACACCGCGCTGCTGCGGCCGGACGTGGTGCGCGGGGTGGCCGGGCTGAGCGTGCCGCCGCCGTTCCGTGGGAGCCGGCCTCCGCTTCAGACCATGCGGGAGCGGTTCGAGGGCCGCTTCTACTGGAACTACTTCAACCAGCCGGGGGCCGCGGACGCCGAGTTCGCCGCCGACACCCGCACGACCCTGCGCAAGCTGCTGTACTCCGCTTCCGGTGACGCGCCGGACGCCGGGCGTCCCGAGCAGGCCCTGGTCGACCTGGAGCGCGGCTGGCTCACGGACGCGCCGGACCCCGAGGTGCTGCCCGAGTGGCTCACCGAGCAGGACCTCGACGTGCTCACCGAGAGCTTCGAGCCGGGCTTCACCGGCGCGCTCAACTGGTACCGCAACCTGGACCGCAACTGGGAGCTGACCGCCCCCTGGCAGGGCGCGGTGGTCACCCCGCCCGCCCTGTACGTGTACGGCGACCGCGACCTGGTCCCGGCCTTCCCGGGGACGCCCGAACTGATCGAGCGGCTGCCGGACTTGATGCCGGACCTGCGCCGCAAGCCGCTCGTGCTGCCGGGCTGCGGCCACTGGACGCAGCAGGAGCGGCCCGCCGAGGTGAACGAGGCGCTGATCGACTTCCTGACGGAACTGCGGGACTGA
- a CDS encoding serine/threonine-protein kinase produces the protein MVDQLTQHDPRRIGPFEVLGRLGAGGMGLVYLARSASGRRVAIKTVRTELAEDQLFRVRFTREVEAARAVSGFYTAAVVDADPRAAVPWLATAYVPAPSLEEIVNDCGPMPAQAVRWLAAGVAEALQSIHGAGLVHRDLKPSNVLVVEDGPRVIDFGIASGVSNTRLTMTNVAVGTPAYMSPEQAKDSRSVTGASDVFSLGSMLVFAATGHPPFHGANPVETVFMLLREGPDLEGLPDELRPLIESCMQMDPTARPNPADLQAQLAPHLFGSGSDDSGTASAWLPERAVGLIESRRNGRPAGKPAPGAGRSGGGRPVPGPAPIPPPPAHDPVVPVPAPSPKLSASLGQGGAPSGPDTGPVRLAGAPVPIGPGPRVADVRAAAVMAPRPEAALAASWSKPRPGVNGTDPAVGPAVTTPPAPAAPPEQAGGWRPWRFRMSNDVWGTPSVADDLVYVTSFEVHALDVATGRRRFKTRDVAWSMAVADGRIHASDGPTLFALDAREGADLWRLQTDAWVYTLQADRGTVVTGTRGGGVQGWEASGGQKLWEITGCQSDFESPEAGPALHDGTVYVWQDARLRALDARTGDERWSYPIGDAASCGGVPIRLTQATDGYVYVCAGTRVLALDVAAGHVKWHFEAPAVFLCPPTFVPGPAVTGGGLYLADYLGTVYALDATDGRDRWRIATEARSCVDPVLVAAGHVHVGSGKGLYTLDAVTGTPKWRFQAGGDIVGAPSVAEGRIHFGSTDHLLYTLKADDGRLRWKLATGGEITGSPVVRDGVVYACSKDRCVYALDAEKGTGTARTA, from the coding sequence GTGGTGGATCAGCTGACGCAGCACGATCCGCGGCGGATCGGGCCGTTCGAGGTGCTGGGACGGCTGGGTGCCGGCGGCATGGGGCTGGTCTATCTCGCGCGTTCGGCGTCCGGCCGGCGCGTGGCGATCAAGACCGTCCGGACGGAGCTGGCCGAGGACCAGCTGTTCCGGGTCCGCTTCACGCGTGAGGTGGAGGCGGCCCGCGCCGTCTCCGGCTTCTACACGGCCGCGGTCGTGGACGCCGACCCGCGCGCCGCCGTGCCGTGGCTGGCCACCGCCTACGTCCCCGCGCCCTCCCTTGAGGAGATAGTGAACGACTGCGGCCCGATGCCGGCCCAGGCGGTGCGCTGGCTCGCGGCGGGTGTGGCCGAGGCGCTCCAGTCCATCCACGGCGCGGGCCTGGTGCACCGGGACCTCAAGCCGTCGAACGTCCTCGTCGTCGAGGACGGACCCCGGGTGATCGACTTCGGCATCGCGTCGGGCGTCTCGAACACACGTTTGACGATGACGAACGTCGCCGTCGGCACGCCCGCCTACATGTCCCCCGAGCAGGCCAAGGACTCCCGCAGCGTCACCGGCGCCAGCGACGTCTTCTCCCTGGGCTCCATGCTGGTCTTCGCCGCCACCGGCCACCCGCCCTTCCATGGCGCCAACCCGGTCGAGACGGTCTTCATGCTGCTGCGCGAGGGCCCCGACCTCGAAGGGCTGCCGGACGAGCTGCGGCCGCTCATCGAGTCCTGTATGCAGATGGACCCGACGGCCCGCCCCAACCCGGCCGACCTCCAGGCCCAGCTGGCCCCCCACCTCTTCGGCTCCGGCTCCGACGACAGCGGCACGGCCTCCGCGTGGCTGCCCGAGCGGGCCGTGGGCCTGATCGAGTCCCGCCGCAACGGCCGCCCGGCCGGCAAGCCCGCCCCCGGCGCCGGCCGCAGCGGCGGCGGACGACCCGTCCCCGGCCCCGCGCCCATCCCGCCCCCGCCCGCGCACGACCCCGTCGTCCCGGTGCCCGCGCCCTCCCCCAAGCTCTCGGCTTCGCTCGGGCAGGGAGGTGCCCCCAGCGGCCCCGACACCGGCCCGGTCCGCCTCGCCGGCGCCCCGGTGCCCATCGGCCCGGGCCCGCGCGTCGCCGACGTGCGCGCCGCCGCCGTCATGGCGCCCCGGCCGGAGGCCGCCCTCGCCGCCTCCTGGTCCAAACCCCGCCCCGGTGTCAACGGCACGGACCCCGCCGTCGGCCCCGCCGTCACCACCCCTCCCGCCCCGGCCGCGCCGCCGGAGCAGGCCGGAGGCTGGCGGCCCTGGCGCTTCCGCATGTCCAACGACGTCTGGGGCACGCCCTCGGTCGCCGACGACCTGGTCTACGTCACCTCCTTCGAGGTGCACGCCCTGGACGTCGCCACCGGCCGCCGCCGCTTCAAGACCCGGGACGTCGCCTGGTCCATGGCGGTCGCGGACGGCCGTATCCACGCCTCCGACGGACCCACGCTGTTCGCCCTGGACGCCCGTGAGGGCGCCGACCTCTGGCGCCTCCAGACGGACGCCTGGGTCTACACGCTCCAGGCCGACCGCGGCACCGTCGTCACCGGCACCCGCGGCGGCGGCGTCCAGGGCTGGGAGGCCTCCGGCGGCCAGAAGCTGTGGGAGATCACCGGCTGCCAGTCGGACTTCGAGTCCCCGGAGGCAGGACCCGCCCTGCACGACGGCACGGTCTACGTGTGGCAGGACGCCCGGCTGCGCGCCCTGGACGCCCGCACCGGCGACGAGCGCTGGTCGTACCCGATCGGCGACGCGGCCTCCTGCGGCGGCGTCCCCATCCGGCTCACCCAGGCCACCGACGGCTACGTCTACGTCTGCGCCGGCACCCGCGTCCTCGCCCTCGACGTGGCCGCCGGGCACGTGAAGTGGCACTTCGAGGCCCCGGCCGTGTTCCTCTGCCCGCCCACCTTCGTCCCCGGCCCGGCCGTCACCGGCGGCGGCCTCTACCTCGCCGACTACCTCGGCACGGTCTACGCCCTCGACGCCACCGACGGCCGCGACCGCTGGCGCATCGCCACCGAGGCCCGCTCCTGCGTCGACCCCGTCCTGGTCGCAGCGGGACACGTCCACGTGGGCAGCGGCAAGGGCCTCTACACCCTCGACGCGGTCACCGGCACGCCCAAGTGGCGCTTCCAGGCGGGCGGCGACATCGTCGGCGCTCCCTCGGTGGCCGAGGGCCGTATCCACTTCGGCTCCACCGACCACCTGCTGTACACCCTGAAGGCCGACGACGGCCGGCTGCGCTGGAAACTCGCCACCGGCGGCGAGATCACCGGCTCCCCGGTCGTCCGGGACGGGGTGGTGTACGCGTGCAGCAAGGACCGCTGCGTGTACGCACTGGACGCGGAGAAGGGCACGGGCACGGCGCGCACCGCCTGA
- a CDS encoding VOC family protein, with protein sequence MAENRASVYGEGVPCWVDAQLPDVEAGKRFYGELFGWTFEDWFGSFAQALKDDEPVAALVRKVDGRLPTVWTVYFATPDAPALARRIRDAGGQIVSAPVPAGELGVTALVTDPEGAVFALWQPEEHPGFGKRHEPGTFAWAELYARDTEAANTFYGDLFQEALFGEDADPDFGRAPVSDVFPTQMPPHFLVHFAVEDVPTALEDVRRLGGRVQAPPFETSYGEVAVVTDDQGASFALLRR encoded by the coding sequence ATGGCCGAAAACAGGGCATCGGTGTACGGAGAGGGCGTCCCCTGCTGGGTGGACGCGCAACTTCCCGACGTCGAGGCGGGCAAGCGGTTCTACGGTGAACTTTTCGGGTGGACCTTCGAGGACTGGTTCGGCTCCTTCGCGCAGGCGCTGAAGGACGACGAACCCGTGGCCGCGCTGGTCCGCAAGGTGGACGGCCGGCTGCCGACCGTCTGGACGGTGTACTTCGCGACCCCGGACGCACCCGCCCTGGCCCGGCGCATCCGGGACGCGGGCGGGCAGATCGTCTCGGCGCCGGTACCCGCCGGGGAACTGGGCGTCACCGCGCTCGTCACCGACCCCGAGGGCGCCGTCTTCGCCCTGTGGCAGCCGGAGGAGCACCCCGGCTTCGGCAAGCGGCACGAGCCGGGCACCTTCGCCTGGGCCGAGCTGTACGCCCGCGACACCGAGGCCGCCAACACCTTCTACGGCGATCTCTTCCAGGAGGCCCTGTTCGGGGAGGACGCCGACCCCGACTTCGGCCGCGCCCCCGTCTCCGACGTGTTCCCCACGCAGATGCCGCCCCACTTCCTCGTGCACTTCGCCGTCGAGGACGTGCCGACGGCGCTGGAGGACGTGCGGCGGCTCGGCGGCCGGGTCCAGGCCCCGCCGTTCGAGACCTCGTACGGCGAGGTCGCCGTCGTCACGGACGATCAGGGGGCCTCCTTCGCGCTGCTGCGCCGCTGA
- a CDS encoding nitroreductase/quinone reductase family protein: protein MRGARVVQKVSSTRGFARVAPHVVPALDRAVHRLTRGKVLLSAQLLPGVVLTSTGARSGLPRRTPLACMPEGGGRRWILVGSNFGRPGHPAWSHNLLAHPDAEISWKGRDVPVTAVLLAGEERAAAWRALLAFWPPYAAYQARVEREIRVFRLVPRRESATGGGPPA from the coding sequence ATGAGGGGTGCGCGTGTGGTGCAGAAGGTGTCGTCGACCAGAGGCTTCGCGCGGGTGGCGCCGCACGTGGTGCCCGCCCTCGACCGGGCCGTCCACCGGCTCACCCGGGGAAAGGTGCTGCTCAGCGCTCAACTGCTCCCCGGTGTGGTGCTGACCTCGACCGGGGCGAGGAGCGGACTGCCCCGTCGTACGCCGCTGGCCTGCATGCCCGAGGGCGGCGGGCGCCGCTGGATCCTCGTCGGGTCCAACTTCGGGCGGCCGGGGCATCCCGCCTGGAGTCACAACCTGCTCGCGCATCCCGATGCGGAGATCAGCTGGAAGGGCCGGGACGTCCCGGTCACGGCCGTGCTGCTGGCGGGTGAGGAGCGGGCGGCGGCATGGCGGGCGCTGCTGGCGTTCTGGCCGCCGTACGCGGCGTACCAGGCGCGGGTGGAACGGGAGATCCGGGTGTTCCGGCTCGTGCCGAGGCGGGAAAGCGCGACAGGCGGCGGTCCACCTGCGTGA
- a CDS encoding lipid-transfer protein produces the protein MAAGSGALKDATAIVGIGQTPFAKRLPEDERTLACRAVLAALDDAGIAPGEVDALASYTMEETDEVELAKACGFGDLTFFSKVGFGGGGSCATVAHLAAAITAGQASVGVAWRSRKRGSGPRPWTNTTVQLPTPAQWTRPFGLLRPADEIAMLTRRYLHEYGATRDHLFNVALACRNRANQNPAAIMYDRPLTREMYMTSRWISEPLCLFDNCLETDGALACVVVSAERARDCRRTPVYVHSAAQSLPAQHHGMVNYWNDDPLTGPAWSAARHLWKHSDLTPEDVDVAQIYDAFTPLVLLSLEGYGFCGRGEGGAFTEGGALETGGLLPVNTGGGGLSEAYVHGFNLINEGVRQLRGTSTAQVPGASACLVTAGEGVPTSALLLRS, from the coding sequence ATGGCAGCAGGATCGGGAGCCCTCAAGGACGCCACCGCCATCGTCGGCATTGGCCAGACGCCCTTCGCCAAACGGCTTCCGGAGGACGAACGGACCCTCGCCTGCCGGGCCGTCCTGGCCGCCCTCGACGACGCGGGGATCGCGCCCGGCGAGGTCGACGCCCTCGCCTCCTACACCATGGAGGAGACCGACGAGGTGGAGCTGGCGAAGGCCTGCGGCTTCGGCGACCTCACCTTCTTCAGCAAGGTCGGCTTCGGGGGCGGGGGTTCGTGCGCCACCGTCGCCCATCTCGCCGCCGCCATCACGGCCGGGCAGGCGAGCGTCGGGGTGGCCTGGCGGTCCCGCAAGCGGGGCAGCGGGCCCCGGCCCTGGACCAACACCACCGTGCAGCTCCCGACCCCGGCCCAGTGGACCCGCCCGTTCGGGCTGCTGAGGCCCGCCGACGAGATCGCGATGCTCACCCGCCGCTACCTGCACGAGTACGGCGCCACCCGCGACCACCTGTTCAACGTCGCCCTGGCCTGCCGCAACCGTGCCAACCAGAACCCCGCCGCGATCATGTACGACCGGCCCCTGACCCGCGAGATGTACATGACCTCCCGCTGGATCAGCGAGCCGCTCTGCCTCTTCGACAACTGCCTGGAGACCGACGGGGCCCTGGCCTGTGTCGTGGTCTCCGCCGAGCGCGCCCGCGACTGCCGGCGCACACCCGTCTACGTCCATTCCGCCGCCCAGTCGCTCCCCGCCCAGCACCACGGCATGGTCAACTACTGGAACGACGACCCCCTCACCGGCCCCGCCTGGAGCGCCGCCCGGCACCTGTGGAAGCACTCCGACCTGACCCCCGAGGACGTCGACGTCGCCCAGATCTACGACGCCTTCACGCCCCTGGTCCTGCTCTCCCTGGAGGGCTACGGCTTCTGCGGACGCGGCGAGGGCGGGGCGTTCACCGAGGGCGGGGCGCTGGAGACCGGCGGACTGCTGCCGGTGAACACCGGCGGGGGCGGGCTGTCCGAGGCCTACGTGCACGGCTTCAACCTCATCAACGAAGGGGTCAGGCAGCTGCGCGGCACCAGTACCGCGCAGGTGCCGGGCGCCTCCGCCTGTCTGGTCACCGCGGGCGAAGGGGTCCCGACCTCCGCCCTGCTGCTGAGGAGTTGA
- a CDS encoding Zn-ribbon domain-containing OB-fold protein — translation MLRPVPDADGAPFWEYAAQGELRVQACGDCGELRFPPRPCCPHCQSFASAWRPVSGRGRVWSYVVAHPPLLPDYAAQAPYNVVVVELDEAPRIRLVGNLVTGAGQPLDSLPPHRLRIGARVRAVFHDGLPQWVPERS, via the coding sequence ATGCTGCGTCCCGTCCCCGACGCCGACGGCGCCCCCTTCTGGGAGTACGCCGCCCAGGGCGAACTCCGCGTCCAGGCCTGCGGCGACTGCGGAGAACTCCGCTTCCCGCCCCGGCCCTGCTGCCCGCACTGCCAGTCCTTCGCGAGCGCGTGGCGTCCGGTGTCCGGCCGGGGCCGGGTCTGGTCGTACGTCGTCGCCCATCCGCCGCTGCTGCCCGACTACGCCGCGCAGGCGCCGTACAACGTGGTCGTCGTCGAGCTGGACGAGGCGCCCCGCATCCGGCTGGTGGGCAATCTGGTCACCGGGGCCGGGCAGCCCCTCGACTCCCTGCCACCGCACCGCCTGCGCATCGGCGCCCGGGTGCGGGCCGTCTTCCACGACGGCCTTCCCCAGTGGGTCCCGGAGCGGTCATGA
- a CDS encoding SMP-30/gluconolactonase/LRE family protein, with protein sequence MPGEQPHLYETLDERFRTGRCQAGDSRLETLYEGCRWAEGPVYVPAGRYLLWSDIPNDRLLRWDETTGAVGVFRSPAGYPNGSTLDGQGRLVTCEQGNRRVTRTEHDGSVTVLAERFRGKRLNSPNDAVVKSDGSVWFSDPEFGIATDYEGHRAESEIGARNVYRVDPATGEVRLVADGFQGPNGLVFSPDERQLYVSDSVANHIRVFDVGEDGTGLSGGDVFVACANGNFDNIRFDDRGRLWAAAMAGGVHCYDPDGTLIGRILVPGTVANVRFGGARRNRLFIAADTTLYSLMMSVTGTPALPVSR encoded by the coding sequence ATGCCCGGCGAGCAGCCCCATCTCTACGAGACCCTCGACGAGCGGTTCCGCACGGGCAGGTGTCAGGCGGGGGATTCGCGGCTGGAGACGTTGTACGAGGGGTGCCGGTGGGCCGAGGGGCCGGTGTACGTGCCCGCCGGGCGGTACCTCCTGTGGAGCGACATCCCGAACGACCGGCTGCTGCGGTGGGACGAGACCACCGGGGCCGTCGGGGTGTTCCGCTCCCCCGCCGGGTACCCGAACGGCAGCACCCTGGACGGCCAGGGCCGTCTCGTCACCTGCGAGCAGGGCAACCGGCGGGTGACCCGGACCGAGCACGACGGCTCGGTCACCGTGCTGGCCGAGCGGTTCCGGGGCAAACGGCTCAACAGCCCGAACGACGCCGTCGTGAAGTCGGACGGCTCGGTGTGGTTCTCCGACCCCGAGTTCGGGATCGCCACCGACTACGAGGGGCATCGCGCCGAGAGCGAGATCGGCGCCCGGAACGTCTACCGCGTCGACCCCGCGACCGGCGAGGTGCGGCTGGTCGCCGACGGGTTCCAGGGGCCCAACGGGCTGGTCTTCTCGCCGGACGAGCGGCAGTTGTACGTGTCGGACAGCGTCGCCAACCACATCCGCGTCTTCGACGTCGGCGAGGACGGCACCGGCCTGTCCGGCGGCGATGTCTTCGTCGCGTGCGCGAACGGCAACTTCGACAACATCCGGTTCGACGACCGGGGGCGGCTCTGGGCCGCCGCGATGGCCGGCGGCGTGCACTGCTACGACCCCGACGGCACGCTGATCGGCCGCATCCTGGTGCCCGGCACGGTCGCCAACGTCCGCTTCGGCGGCGCCCGGCGCAATCGCCTGTTCATCGCGGCCGACACCACCCTGTACTCCCTGATGATGTCGGTCACCGGCACCCCGGCCCTGCCGGTCAGCCGGTGA
- a CDS encoding FadD3 family acyl-CoA ligase, whose product MRADTAWGSVPGLVRTAAERYADVEAVVEGRTRVTYAELGARVERAAAACMATGTEPGDRVGIWAPNTLDWIVAALGAVSAGAVLVPLNTRFKGAEAADVLRRSGTRLLFVTGTFLGTSYVASLRRAAGDGPGTGPLPGLPALKHAVVLSDDAPADFLTWKDFLASGEGTGTADVRERSAAVQGTWPSDIIFTSGTTGRPKGAVITHDQTLRAYDIWSELAGLTRGDRYLIVNPFFHTFGYKAGVIACLMRGATMIPQPVFNVTTVLANIAAERISVLPGPPTLLQSLLDHPARDAHDLTALRLVVTGAAVVPLRLVERLRTELGVGTVLTAYGLSEASGVVTMCRRGDDPTVIASTSGRAIPGTELRVVGPEGRPLAPGLPGEVLVRGFHVMSGYYEDERATSEVLSEDGWLRTGDIGVLDAAGNLHITDRLKDMFIVGGFNAYPAEIEQLLGLHPDVADVAVIGVPDARLGEVGRAYVVRRPGALLTADDLIAWSRREMANYKVPRTVRFVAELPRNASGKVVKGALRDPVTG is encoded by the coding sequence GTGCGAGCGGATACGGCATGGGGAAGCGTTCCGGGCCTGGTCAGGACAGCGGCCGAGCGGTACGCGGACGTCGAGGCGGTCGTCGAGGGCCGCACCCGCGTCACCTACGCGGAACTGGGCGCACGCGTCGAGCGCGCCGCGGCGGCCTGCATGGCGACCGGGACCGAACCGGGCGACCGGGTCGGCATCTGGGCCCCGAACACGCTCGACTGGATCGTCGCAGCCCTGGGCGCGGTCTCCGCGGGCGCGGTGCTCGTGCCGCTGAACACCCGGTTCAAGGGCGCCGAGGCGGCGGACGTGCTGCGCCGCAGCGGCACCCGGCTGCTGTTCGTCACCGGCACGTTCCTCGGCACCTCGTACGTGGCGTCCCTGCGCCGGGCGGCGGGCGACGGCCCGGGCACCGGCCCGCTGCCCGGCCTGCCGGCCCTGAAGCACGCGGTCGTCCTCTCGGACGACGCCCCGGCCGACTTCCTGACCTGGAAGGACTTCCTGGCGAGCGGGGAGGGGACGGGGACGGCGGACGTCCGTGAAAGGTCCGCGGCCGTACAGGGGACCTGGCCCTCGGACATCATCTTCACCTCGGGCACGACGGGCCGCCCCAAGGGCGCCGTCATCACCCACGACCAGACGCTGCGGGCGTACGACATCTGGAGCGAACTCGCCGGACTCACCCGGGGCGACCGCTACCTGATCGTCAACCCCTTCTTCCATACCTTCGGCTACAAGGCCGGGGTGATCGCCTGCCTCATGCGGGGCGCGACGATGATCCCCCAGCCCGTGTTCAACGTGACCACGGTCCTCGCCAACATCGCCGCCGAGCGGATCTCCGTACTCCCCGGCCCCCCGACCCTCCTCCAGTCCCTCCTGGACCACCCCGCACGGGACGCCCACGACCTGACGGCCCTGCGCCTGGTCGTGACGGGAGCGGCCGTCGTGCCGCTGCGCCTGGTCGAGCGGCTGCGCACCGAACTCGGCGTCGGCACGGTCCTCACCGCCTACGGCCTCTCCGAAGCGAGCGGCGTCGTCACGATGTGCCGGCGCGGCGACGACCCGACGGTGATCGCCTCCACGTCGGGCCGGGCCATCCCCGGCACGGAGCTACGGGTCGTCGGCCCCGAGGGCCGGCCCCTGGCACCAGGCCTGCCGGGCGAGGTCCTGGTACGCGGCTTCCACGTCATGAGCGGCTACTACGAGGACGAGCGGGCCACCTCCGAGGTCCTGTCCGAGGACGGCTGGCTGCGCACCGGCGACATCGGCGTCCTGGACGCCGCGGGCAACCTGCACATCACCGACCGCCTCAAGGACATGTTCATCGTCGGCGGCTTCAACGCCTACCCCGCCGAGATAGAGCAGCTCCTGGGCCTCCACCCGGACGTGGCGGACGTGGCGGTGATCGGCGTGCCGGACGCCCGGCTCGGGGAGGTCGGCAGGGCCTACGTCGTACGGCGCCCCGGCGCCCTGCTGACCGCCGACGACCTGATCGCCTGGTCCCGCAGGGAGATGGCGAACTACAAGGTCCCCAGAACCGTCCGGTTCGTCGCGGAACTGCCGCGCAACGCGAGCGGGAAGGTCGTGAAGGGCGCCCTTCGGGATCCGGTCACCGGCTGA
- a CDS encoding TetR family transcriptional regulator has protein sequence MTGQVRTVDGRVAGRRGQATRQKLLDCLSEMLSSSPYRDVKVIDVARKAGTSPATFYQYFPDVEGAVLEIAEQMATEGAALTELLEGRSWAGKAGWQTAQELVDGFLEFWRKNDAILRVVDLGAAEGDKRFYKLRMKILNSVNNSLADAVAELQAKGRVDKDVNPAAVAGSLVAMLAAVASHQKGFSSWGVKQAELKPNLALLVHLGVTGRKPTK, from the coding sequence ATGACAGGACAAGTGCGTACCGTCGACGGCCGCGTGGCCGGCAGGCGTGGGCAGGCGACCCGGCAGAAGCTGCTCGACTGCCTCAGCGAGATGCTCAGCTCCTCCCCGTACCGGGACGTCAAAGTCATCGATGTGGCCCGGAAGGCGGGCACTTCGCCCGCGACCTTCTACCAGTACTTCCCGGACGTCGAGGGCGCCGTCCTGGAGATCGCCGAGCAAATGGCGACCGAGGGCGCCGCGTTGACGGAGCTGCTGGAGGGCCGCTCCTGGGCCGGCAAGGCCGGCTGGCAGACGGCACAGGAACTCGTCGACGGCTTCCTGGAGTTCTGGCGCAAGAACGACGCGATCCTCCGGGTCGTCGATCTCGGCGCCGCCGAGGGTGACAAGCGCTTCTACAAACTCCGGATGAAGATCCTCAACTCGGTGAACAACTCCCTCGCGGACGCCGTCGCCGAGCTCCAGGCCAAGGGCAGGGTCGACAAGGACGTGAACCCGGCGGCCGTGGCCGGCTCGCTCGTCGCGATGCTCGCGGCCGTCGCCTCCCACCAGAAGGGTTTCTCCTCCTGGGGCGTGAAGCAGGCCGAACTGAAACCGAACCTCGCCCTGTTGGTGCACCTGGGCGTCACCGGCCGGAAGCCGACGAAATAG